From Calliphora vicina chromosome 3, idCalVici1.1, whole genome shotgun sequence:
GTACGAAAAGGTACTTGATCCAGTGGGACGATTTCGATTCTTGCGTTGGGCCAGAGTTCGCCAACTCCTCGGATACAGTTACTGAGAAAGCCTAGGGCCTTCTCGTTACCGCACCCGATGATCTTGACACCCTTTAACCATTTGGCGCCATCGAATGCAGTGAAGGAATCATCCTCACTGCATGCGAGTTCGTCCACTAGTGCCCGCAAGATCTTCTCCTCCAGAAGCAGCCATCTGTCCGTAGTCATTTTCCCATCAGGTTGACTACGATCTATGATGGCTACTTGTAGCTCAGGTGCTGATGTTAAGCTAGTTGATGGTTTCAGCCGCTTACCCTCAGACACCTGCGTTTCACCTGACCTTTGCCGCTTAATACTAGGCCTGCTTGCTGTACCTTTGGAAGCCATCGCGGTTCCTCGAGTAGAGGAGATTGCGGACAGCACCTTGGGTGTTGTGCTAGCAGACTTCGTCGTGCCGCATTGGTCATCACCTCTCTTTGGCCCCGACGTGGCCCTCTTTGATGTAGATGGGCGTACGTCAAGATCCTCCGAGACGATGATCGTGTTCGGTCCAGTGCTGGCATGGGGCACATGTTTAGATGTGATCACCTGCCTGCTCTGGTTTGGTTCGGTCTTAGTCTTGGCTGGCCTTACCTCCACAACAGTAGTATTTAGCATGGCCTCATACTTCTGTATGTGGTAGGTATGTTTACGCCGCAAACGCTTTTCCCTGGTGGTCAAAGACGCGGGATCTCGCGAGTCTAACGTCCTGACATACCGGAGAGAGCGTTTGTAGCCCGCCAACCTTTTCCGTTCGTCCTGTTCTGAGTCCTGTTTCCTGTTTTTCTGTTCTGTGTCTCTTCATTTACGTCTTCATTCGCTTTTAGCGGCTCGGAGGACACCATGAGTAAGTCCTCCTCATCAGTCTCATAAAGGTTTAACCCTTTCAGACCTGAGAGGTTGTCGTCGCTGTCGTCCATGGTCACTCTTTCCTGTCTAGTCAAAAAACTATTCGTTTTGTTTACCCCAGTAGCATCACCGACTACCAGACCCGGGGTATTCGTCTGATTCGTCGCAGTCACAGTAGCTCCAGTGGCACTCAGACCTGTGGCTTCCGCCTGAGTACTCACGTTACCCTTGGAGATTTTAGCACCCTCGACCAAGGACATAGGGCCGTCGTTAGAAACTGACATTTCATGGGGGGGGGGTTTTGGCAGTTTATACCTCTACCATAGGTAAGAAAAAGACACTGCCGCTCCAC
This genomic window contains:
- the LOC135954528 gene encoding uncharacterized protein LOC135954528; this translates as MLNTTVVEVRPAKTKTEPNQSRQVITSKHVPHASTGPNTIIVSEDLDVRPSTSKRATSGPKRGDDQCGTTKSASTTPKVLSAISSTRGTAMASKGTASRPSIKRQRSGETQVSEGKRLKPSTSLTSAPELQVAIIDRSQPDGKMTTDRWLLLEEKILRALVDELACSEDDSFTAFDGAKWLKGVKIIGCGNEKALGFLSNCIRGVGELWPNARIEIVPLDQVPFRTTVRVWVPPPLLEDEATLTLIKRQNKELGTEDWTIERGRSRDKGEGKDLWIKIGSESLRLLRSSQGVIKYGLNQLRLILPAVKRNDEPKRPESGTD